A segment of the Xenorhabdus bovienii SS-2004 genome:
TTAATAGCGTTGGTATTAAAATGGACACATGAAAAAGAAACTTATCGCATTATGATAATATATTGATAAATAAGTAATTTTATTAATATATTTATTTTATTTTTTAATTTGTTTATACAAATATTTATACATAGATTACTGAACAAATCTATAAGCAAATCATAAGATGAGAACAGGGTGAAAGGAAGATCAGGCTAAATGGATGTAGTAAGACCTGTACACTAAACATCCTGAACTAATGACTGACGACGAATTTCGTATTCAGTGAGATGAAATAGGTCAGTACGCTAACCGTTCTGACCTTATAGCGACTTTAAAAAAGAGGCCATATCATATTGAGCATGAGAAAAAAGATCACTACAACGAAGAATTTCAAAATAATTTTCTGAAAGTTAGATTTTTTCTTGGTAGGTTGGATTGAATTTGATGGCTTGTTTTTTTTGTAATGAACAGAATCATTCATATGAACTCTTGGTGATACATTCACTTCTGCGCAAGCCATAAACTTTAACAATTCTAGGGTCATTCTGGCGTCAGTGAGTGCCCGGTGAGCCTCTCCAGTGACTTGGATATTATTTTTATAAATTGCATCTGTCAGTTTATGCCATTTATATTCACATGTTCTTTTATTTATAATCCCCTCATACTTAGCGTATAACAACATTGCGCATTCTGATTTTATTCTTGGCGTAGGCAATTCATATTTTTTGCATGTTTGTCTAATTATTTTAGTATCATAAGATTTGTTATAAATGACAACTGTTTTCCCTTCAACTATCTCTCTGTATTTTTTATAGACATCACTCCATAATGGCTTATGTTGAACATCTTCATTTGTTATTCTGTGTATTCTTGTCGCATCAGGAGGTATCTTTTTTTGGGGCTTAATAAGTGTATCTAGTAAAACATTACCATCAGCGTTTATAATGCTTATTTCAATAATTTCATCATCGCTTTTTAATCCTGTTGTCTCTGTATCTAATATAACAATATCTTCTTTTAGTATCTGCTCTGCAATTAACTGCGCTTGTTGACGATTTCGCATACCCATAACCCATACAATGAAATAATAGGTTATTGTACATACGCATTATCTTGTTCGTTATTATTGATCTTGATTAAAGAGACTTTTGTCACATAGAGATGCTTGCTGATAACAAAAAGAGATTAGTACGTTTAACGTTCCGAGCTATAGAGGGTCGCGACGAATTTCGTCGGAACCTATTGAGTGATTGAGCTGACAGCTAACTGATAGCCCTGCCAGTAAGAAGATCTCCCCATAACAGTGATCGCCTGACCTTTCTGTAACAGCATCACCGAGAGCGCCATCTCATCAAAGCAATGGCACTCAATGGGTAATCACTGCGCTTTTACATAGTAACGTTACCTGTCTGGCACTTTATACGCTTGGAGGCAACGGTAATCTTCCCTGTAACTGTGGTGACTATCGAGGGGGCATTCTTCTGTCTTCGTGCTATTTTCCACA
Coding sequences within it:
- a CDS encoding 3'-5' exonuclease, with the protein product MRNRQQAQLIAEQILKEDIVILDTETTGLKSDDEIIEISIINADGNVLLDTLIKPQKKIPPDATRIHRITNEDVQHKPLWSDVYKKYREIVEGKTVVIYNKSYDTKIIRQTCKKYELPTPRIKSECAMLLYAKYEGIINKRTCEYKWHKLTDAIYKNNIQVTGEAHRALTDARMTLELLKFMACAEVNVSPRVHMNDSVHYKKNKPSNSIQPTKKKSNFQKIILKFFVVVIFFLMLNMIWPLF